One stretch of Malus domestica chromosome 14, GDT2T_hap1 DNA includes these proteins:
- the LOC103454819 gene encoding protein BRANCHLESS TRICHOME-like has protein sequence MGTSTTTPPSPENIRNIETTTSTFPTWKLYENPSYNSHKLHQNPLPRQQNQQQQCRNFSNKQQEVHHCLHLPISARKLAASFWDLTFFEPAMESEMDYTRAQITEMKAKLKYERKARKKVEISNKMLAKELGEERRLRKAIERVCEELAGEISFGKSEIIRIRKEIEEERKMLRMVEMLREERLQMKLTEARLLFEEKVLELEGCKQMLSAAENSHFKIKHKSEDANVASFNNSSEKSGAFSGDRNNDSVSSFSTATSREVLLGEKAAFSENSGGFSSMAVQKRSSPEPENPHIKRGIKGFVEFPRVVRAIGSKSRHWGTKLECQKAQLRILMKQKSPIRSNSFIIS, from the coding sequence ATGGGCACCAGTACTACTACTCCTCCTAGCCCAGAAAatatcagaaatattgaaaccaCCACCTCCACTTTCCCAACCTGGAAACTTTACGAAAACCCTTCTTATAATTCTCATAAACTTCATCAAAATCCACTCCCACGACAACAAAACCAGCAGCAGCAGTGCCGAAACTTTAGCAACAAGCAACAAGAAGTCCACCACTGCCTGCACCTCCCCATCTCCGCCCGCAAGCTCGCCGCTTCCTTCTGGGATCTCACCTTCTTCGAGCCGGCAATGGAGTCCGAGATGGATTACACGCGAGCCCAGATCACCGAAATGAAGGCGAAGCTCAAATACGAGCGAAAAGCGCGCAAGAAGGTGGAGATTTCAAACAAGATGCTGGCAAAAGAGTTGGGGGAGGAGAGAAGGTTGAGAAAAGCGATAGAGAGGGTTTGCGAGGAGCTTGCCGGAGAGATTTCTTTCGGGAAGTCGGAGATCATTAGGATCAGGAAAGAGATCGAGGAGGAGAGGAAAATGCTTCGAATGGTGGAGATGCTGAGAGAGGAGAGGCTTCAGATGAAGCTCACCGAGGCGAGGCTTCTGTTCGAAGAGAAGGTGTTAGAACTGGAGGGGTGTAAACAAATGCTGAGCGCTGCAGAGAACTCACATTTCAAGATCAAACACAAGAGTGAGGACGCTAATGTTGCTAGTTTTAACAATTCGAGTGAAAAGTCTGGTGCTTTTAGCGGTGATCGAAACAATGACTCTGTTTCCAGTTTTTCTACTGCAACTTCAAGGGAAGTGCTTTTGGGTGAGAAAGCTGCTTTTAGTGAAAACAGTGGAGGTTTTTCATCAATGGCAGTTCAGAAAAGATCCTCACCAGAACCAGAAAATCCTCACATAAAGAGAGGGATCAAAGGATTTGTTGAATTCCCAAGAGTTGTCAGAGCAATTGGATCAAAAAGTAGGCATTGGGGTACAAAGCTGGAATGCCAAAAAGCTCAGCTCAGAATTCTGATGAAGCAAAAGAGCCCCATTAGATCCAATAGTTTCATTATTAGTTGA